In Dermatophilus congolensis, a genomic segment contains:
- a CDS encoding TIGR03960 family B12-binding radical SAM protein: MRGTSRIDQLEPLLGAVNKPIQYLGGEMNSQVKDWDCGGFATGPDGEQQELTARWALMYPDAYEVGLPNQGLMILYEVLNERSDALAERTYAVWPDLAESMRASGVPLLTVDAHRAVCEFDVLGISFSTELNYTNMLEALDLAGIPLHAHERGVDDPIVLVGGHASFNPEPIARFIDAAIIGDGEAAVLKASEIITAWKKEGRPGGRTELLTRLAVDGGVYVPGFYEVTYRADGCIEQVCLKDEALAAGVPERAVKHTVTDLDEWPYPKQPIVPIAETVHERMSVEIFRGCTRGCRFCQAGMITRPVRERSITGIGEMVESGLAATGYEEVGLLSLSSADHSEIAEITKGLADRYEGTNTSLSLPSTRVDAFNIDLANELSRNGRRSGLTFAPEGGSERLRRVINKMVSEDDLIQTVSAAYGAGWRQVKLYFMCGLPTETDEDVLQIAKMASRVIEEGRKVSGNKDIRCTVSIGGFVPKAHTPFQWAGQLSPEETDARLVKLRDAIRADKKYGRSIGYRYHDGKPGQIEGLLSRGDRRVGEVIEAVWRDGGKFDGWSEHFSHTRWVTKAAEVFDVMNDEHGWPIDLAWYTTRERTEEEVLPWDHIDSGLDKEWLWDDWQDALEEVEQDDCRWTPCFDCGVCPTMGTDIEIGPTGATLLPLTVLRDGAEKLTEKVG, translated from the coding sequence ATGCGTGGAACCTCGAGAATCGACCAACTCGAGCCGCTGCTCGGAGCGGTCAATAAACCCATCCAATACCTCGGTGGCGAGATGAACAGCCAGGTCAAGGATTGGGATTGCGGTGGTTTCGCCACCGGACCTGATGGGGAGCAGCAGGAATTGACTGCTCGTTGGGCTCTTATGTACCCAGATGCTTATGAGGTGGGGCTGCCCAATCAGGGACTGATGATCCTTTATGAAGTGCTGAATGAGCGTTCTGATGCCCTGGCTGAGCGTACGTATGCAGTGTGGCCGGATTTGGCTGAGAGTATGCGTGCTTCGGGGGTGCCGCTGTTGACGGTGGATGCGCACCGTGCGGTGTGTGAGTTCGATGTTCTTGGGATTAGTTTTTCCACGGAGTTGAACTACACGAACATGTTGGAGGCGCTGGACCTGGCTGGGATTCCGCTGCATGCGCATGAACGCGGTGTTGATGACCCGATTGTTCTTGTCGGTGGTCATGCCAGTTTTAACCCGGAGCCAATTGCGCGGTTTATTGATGCCGCGATTATTGGTGATGGTGAGGCAGCAGTATTGAAGGCTAGCGAGATCATCACTGCGTGGAAGAAGGAGGGGCGCCCTGGTGGCCGGACGGAGTTGTTGACTCGTTTGGCTGTGGATGGGGGCGTTTATGTTCCTGGTTTTTACGAGGTGACGTACCGGGCCGATGGGTGTATTGAACAGGTCTGCTTGAAGGATGAGGCTTTGGCTGCTGGCGTTCCTGAACGGGCAGTGAAGCATACGGTTACGGATTTGGATGAGTGGCCGTATCCGAAACAGCCGATCGTGCCGATTGCTGAAACGGTGCATGAGCGGATGAGTGTAGAGATTTTCCGTGGCTGTACGCGAGGGTGCCGGTTTTGTCAGGCCGGGATGATTACCCGTCCGGTGCGGGAGCGCTCGATCACTGGTATCGGTGAGATGGTGGAAAGCGGTTTGGCTGCGACGGGGTATGAGGAAGTCGGCCTTTTGTCGTTGTCGAGTGCGGATCATTCGGAGATCGCTGAGATCACGAAGGGGTTGGCGGATCGCTATGAGGGGACGAATACGTCTTTGTCGTTGCCTAGTACGCGGGTGGATGCGTTCAATATCGATCTTGCTAATGAGTTGTCTCGTAATGGACGCAGGTCTGGTTTGACGTTTGCTCCCGAGGGAGGGAGTGAGCGTTTGCGTCGTGTGATTAACAAGATGGTGAGTGAGGACGATCTTATCCAGACGGTTTCGGCGGCGTATGGCGCTGGCTGGCGTCAGGTGAAGTTGTACTTCATGTGTGGTTTGCCCACGGAGACTGATGAGGATGTGCTGCAGATTGCGAAGATGGCTTCTCGGGTGATTGAGGAGGGCCGAAAGGTCAGCGGCAACAAAGATATTCGTTGCACTGTGTCGATTGGTGGGTTTGTGCCGAAGGCGCACACTCCTTTCCAGTGGGCGGGGCAGTTGTCGCCAGAGGAGACAGATGCTCGTTTGGTGAAGTTGCGTGATGCGATTCGGGCAGACAAGAAGTACGGAAGGTCTATCGGGTATCGCTATCACGATGGCAAGCCAGGTCAGATTGAGGGTTTGCTTTCGCGCGGTGATCGTCGTGTGGGTGAGGTCATTGAGGCGGTTTGGCGTGATGGTGGAAAGTTTGATGGTTGGAGTGAACATTTTTCACACACACGGTGGGTGACTAAGGCTGCAGAAGTGTTCGACGTGATGAACGATGAACATGGGTGGCCTATTGATTTGGCGTGGTACACCACGCGTGAACGCACTGAAGAAGAGGTGCTTCCGTGGGATCACATCGACTCTGGTTTGGATAAGGAGTGGTTGTGGGATGACTGGCAAGACGCTCTTGAAGAGGTGGAGCAGGACGACTGTCGTTGGACGCCTTGTTTCGACTGTGGGGTGTGCCCAACGATGGGGACGGATATCGAGATTGGTCCTACAGGGGCGACGTTGTTGCCTTTGACAGTGTTGCGGGATGGAGCTGAAAAACTCACGGAGAAAGTTGGGTGA
- a CDS encoding ECF transporter S component yields MAVGTEAPRSGDERARFAVARGGPAAWRGLDFVTLAMLGVAFGVAFWAWDVLLYPFVKLALVFPPLMSLTLGVWLLPCVVGMLIVRRPGAAVFIECIAAFVEMALGNEWGAMVMVSATLQGLGVETAFALFRWRRAGVSVAILGGFLAAVVEIAGYEWWVYQVEYAWVWRFVSLGAAAVSGVLIAGCGGWSIMRALASTGALRALPAGRDALQQPGLDCRH; encoded by the coding sequence ATGGCAGTAGGAACAGAAGCGCCGCGAAGCGGCGATGAGCGGGCACGTTTTGCAGTGGCACGTGGTGGGCCAGCAGCGTGGCGCGGGCTTGATTTCGTGACTCTGGCGATGTTGGGCGTCGCGTTCGGAGTGGCGTTCTGGGCGTGGGATGTTTTGCTCTATCCCTTTGTGAAGCTGGCTTTGGTGTTTCCGCCACTGATGTCGTTGACCTTGGGTGTGTGGCTGCTGCCGTGTGTTGTCGGAATGCTTATTGTGCGTCGGCCAGGTGCAGCAGTGTTTATCGAGTGTATTGCTGCTTTTGTGGAGATGGCGCTTGGTAATGAGTGGGGAGCGATGGTGATGGTTTCCGCCACGTTGCAGGGGCTGGGGGTTGAGACTGCATTCGCGTTATTCCGGTGGCGTCGGGCAGGCGTAAGCGTTGCGATCCTTGGTGGTTTTCTTGCCGCGGTCGTGGAGATTGCTGGTTATGAGTGGTGGGTTTATCAGGTTGAATATGCGTGGGTGTGGCGTTTTGTGTCGTTGGGTGCTGCCGCAGTTTCGGGTGTGCTTATTGCCGGGTGCGGTGGGTGGAGCATCATGCGTGCCCTTGCCTCGACGGGGGCGTTGCGGGCGTTGCCTGCGGGGCGTGATGCTCTTCAGCAGCCAGGTTTGGATTGCAGGCACTGA
- a CDS encoding ABC transporter ATP-binding protein yields MSGKNLPLGAVRLEGLTWIPEGQQTPVLHEVDLQIDPGERVLLIGPSGAGKSTLLHAIAGVLGEVDPGVLHGSLQRGGNVGLLTQDPADALVAATVGRDVAFGCENAAMPRSDIHVAVREALELVGFPYPTSRSTLALSGGEAQRLALAGVIAPRPEVLLLDEPTACLDEESSAVVRDAVDQSVSARGSTLIVVEHRIEPWLPLVDRVLVMGAEGSLVSDFPVSHVDTCREMLSSLGVWVPGVSDPAPLPLPEGLFVAGHVERKRPAFGDVLMVAEQVEWLRTPPRSLTRTRRAPVQVLTSTDACVRAGEVLGIQGRSGAGKSSFLRLLAGLAAPTSGSVRATSALFGEGFMGSSSPAEWSSRVLAARVSWVPQRSSQTVVADTVWDSLVATARVLGLVGVEQRGEQVAEALSLGHVLGRNPHSLSGGEKRRLAVASAVLHGPGFVALDEPTVGQDRGTWAAVAGVMSVMCQVGAGVVVASHDRSLCGSSGLVDSTVEVS; encoded by the coding sequence GTGTCGGGTAAAAACCTGCCTCTCGGTGCAGTGCGTTTAGAAGGTCTGACGTGGATACCGGAGGGTCAACAGACTCCGGTACTGCATGAGGTTGATCTTCAAATAGACCCTGGTGAGCGAGTCCTTCTTATTGGTCCTTCTGGTGCGGGAAAATCTACGTTGCTGCATGCGATTGCTGGTGTTCTAGGCGAGGTTGATCCTGGCGTTTTGCATGGTTCGCTGCAGCGCGGAGGCAATGTTGGTCTTCTTACTCAAGATCCTGCGGATGCACTGGTGGCAGCCACGGTTGGTCGTGATGTTGCTTTCGGCTGTGAGAACGCTGCGATGCCTCGCTCAGATATTCATGTGGCTGTTCGGGAAGCTTTGGAGTTGGTGGGATTCCCTTACCCAACGTCGCGTTCGACTTTAGCGCTTTCTGGGGGTGAGGCTCAGCGGCTTGCCCTTGCGGGGGTGATTGCTCCTCGCCCTGAGGTGCTGCTGCTGGATGAGCCGACTGCCTGTCTTGATGAGGAGTCGTCAGCTGTGGTTCGTGATGCTGTTGATCAGTCGGTGAGTGCTCGGGGGAGCACTCTAATTGTGGTTGAGCATCGTATTGAGCCGTGGCTGCCTCTTGTTGATCGAGTGTTGGTGATGGGCGCTGAGGGTTCTCTTGTGTCGGATTTTCCGGTCAGTCATGTGGACACGTGTCGTGAGATGTTGTCGAGTTTGGGGGTGTGGGTGCCGGGTGTGTCTGATCCGGCACCGCTGCCTCTTCCTGAAGGGCTGTTTGTCGCGGGGCATGTGGAGAGAAAACGGCCTGCTTTTGGTGATGTGTTGATGGTGGCGGAGCAGGTTGAGTGGCTCCGTACTCCGCCGCGTTCGTTGACGCGGACGCGGCGCGCGCCGGTGCAGGTGCTTACTTCTACTGATGCGTGTGTGCGAGCTGGAGAGGTTTTGGGGATACAAGGGCGTAGTGGGGCGGGTAAGTCGTCTTTTTTGCGGCTTTTAGCTGGTCTTGCAGCGCCTACGTCGGGTTCGGTTCGGGCCACGTCTGCTCTTTTTGGTGAGGGTTTTATGGGTTCTTCTTCGCCTGCAGAGTGGAGTTCGCGCGTGCTCGCTGCGCGTGTTTCGTGGGTGCCGCAACGTTCTTCGCAGACGGTGGTGGCTGACACTGTCTGGGACAGTTTGGTGGCGACGGCTCGTGTTTTGGGTCTGGTGGGTGTTGAGCAGCGCGGTGAGCAAGTCGCTGAAGCGTTGTCTTTGGGGCATGTGTTGGGCCGTAATCCGCATTCTCTTTCTGGAGGGGAAAAGCGTCGTTTAGCTGTTGCTTCTGCGGTGTTGCACGGCCCTGGTTTTGTTGCTCTTGATGAGCCTACTGTTGGTCAAGATCGCGGTACGTGGGCGGCTGTTGCTGGTGTTATGAGTGTGATGTGTCAGGTGGGGGCGGGTGTCGTTGTGGCCAGTCATGATCGGTCACTGTGTGGGAGTTCGGGGTTAGTTGATAGCACGGTTGAGGTTTCCTGA
- a CDS encoding energy-coupling factor transporter transmembrane component T family protein yields the protein MSIWSLPVAGVAFLVVVVVTVGIAGRAACDWRRMVPPVLAVASVTWSNWLLAEDSSLAVAATAGLRVAYFAWPGVVIVGLVDVSQLGDHLGQRLRFPARAVLSAVAALQRLDSLSQEWQELRWARRVRGVAADRGVLGRAGELWRLTIALLVESLRQAGVVTVAMSARGYERLGGPGVRRTWVEPAVWNRWDFVVIFLGGFLAVLPWFLSVLGL from the coding sequence GTGAGTATTTGGTCTTTGCCCGTGGCGGGTGTGGCTTTTTTGGTTGTTGTGGTTGTCACGGTGGGGATCGCGGGGCGGGCTGCTTGTGACTGGCGTCGGATGGTTCCTCCGGTGCTTGCGGTGGCTTCGGTGACTTGGTCGAATTGGTTGCTTGCTGAGGATTCGTCGTTAGCTGTGGCTGCGACGGCTGGGTTGCGAGTTGCGTATTTTGCGTGGCCGGGGGTTGTGATTGTTGGTTTGGTGGATGTCTCGCAGCTGGGGGATCACTTGGGGCAGCGGTTGCGTTTTCCTGCGCGCGCGGTGCTTTCTGCTGTGGCTGCGTTGCAGCGGTTGGATTCGTTGTCGCAGGAGTGGCAGGAGTTGAGGTGGGCGCGTCGGGTTCGGGGCGTGGCGGCTGATCGAGGTGTGTTGGGTAGGGCAGGGGAGTTGTGGCGGTTGACGATTGCGTTGTTGGTTGAGTCGTTGCGGCAGGCTGGGGTGGTTACGGTGGCGATGTCGGCTCGCGGGTATGAACGGTTGGGGGGGCCAGGGGTGCGGCGTACGTGGGTTGAGCCTGCGGTATGGAATCGATGGGATTTTGTGGTGATTTTTCTTGGTGGATTTTTGGCGGTGTTGCCGTGGTTTTTGAGTGTTTTGGGGCTATGA
- a CDS encoding TIGR03936 family radical SAM-associated protein, whose translation MQKLRIRYAKRGRLRFTSTRDFQRALERALRRAAIPVAYSAGFHPHQKISYTNAAPTGTASEAEYVEISVTRRLDPQAVCEALDAALPDGYGVVEVVEGVGGSLAELMEGSLWRVEFGEVSQEEHAELDRAVAAYLSLEKAEITRVLKKGPRTYDTREAVLSMHSVSESAPCAILEMVVRHTTPAVRPEDVLAAMRAAVDLNVARPVKATRLAQGPLELAAAAVADPFAAGTASATP comes from the coding sequence GTGCAGAAACTACGTATTCGTTATGCGAAGCGGGGGCGGCTGCGGTTTACTTCTACCCGTGATTTTCAGCGTGCGCTGGAGCGGGCTTTGCGTCGTGCAGCGATCCCGGTGGCGTATTCGGCTGGATTCCATCCGCACCAGAAAATTTCGTATACGAATGCAGCTCCGACAGGTACCGCGAGTGAGGCTGAGTATGTCGAGATTTCGGTGACTCGCCGGTTGGATCCGCAGGCCGTTTGTGAAGCTTTGGATGCTGCTTTGCCGGATGGGTATGGGGTAGTTGAGGTGGTTGAGGGTGTTGGTGGCTCGTTGGCTGAGTTGATGGAGGGGTCATTGTGGCGTGTGGAGTTTGGTGAGGTTTCTCAGGAGGAGCACGCCGAGTTGGATCGGGCGGTAGCTGCGTATCTGAGTTTGGAGAAGGCTGAGATCACGCGGGTGTTGAAGAAGGGGCCACGCACTTATGACACTCGCGAGGCGGTGTTGTCGATGCACTCGGTATCGGAGTCGGCTCCGTGTGCGATACTGGAAATGGTAGTGCGGCATACCACGCCCGCCGTACGCCCCGAAGATGTTCTTGCTGCGATGCGAGCAGCCGTAGATTTGAATGTTGCGCGTCCAGTTAAGGCGACGCGCTTGGCCCAAGGCCCGCTCGAGCTCGCAGCCGCAGCGGTGGCCGATCCATTCGCTGCCGGAACTGCTTCGGCTACTCCGTGA
- a CDS encoding Rne/Rng family ribonuclease produces MASDEKNTSHAQLDEVMAVSGGSAAAPVGASFGLIFQAPDPTAVTTVRRRVRSERVEVNESSADEVEEPQPREGSDDGEDERESRGARRSRRGRRGGRGARHRSDHEGDVELEAPQEDVVDGDLQADVAEAEERQDGADESEPSESRTRRRRRGGRGRRRSLGEDNEDAVKSVDEESSSTDEDTDDSSSDSYSDGDEYEGGEDEEGRSSRRRTRRRRRAGSSVEAQEDVPGVTTRVRESRKSRDEATGIKGSTRLEAKRQRRRDGREAGRRRTIITEAQFLARRESVERVMAIREIDNRIEIGVLEDGVLVEHYLSGADGSAGGSSGASSVGNVYLGRVQNVLPSMEAAFVDIGKNRNGVLYAGEVNWDAAGLEGGSQRRIENALSPGQNVLVQVTKDPIGHKGARLTSQVSLPGRFLVYVPDGSMTGISRKLPDTERARLKSLLKKIVPEDAGVIVRTAAEGASEEELTADVKRLARQWETIQKKAASGHGPVLLHGEPGLTVRVVRDIFNEDFSKLVVSGSNAWATVSEYVESVAPDLRDRVTQWTEKADLFTTYRIDEQLAKAMDRKVWLPSGGSLIIDRTEAMTVIDVNTGKFVGAGGNLEETVTKNNLEAAEEIVNQLRLRDIGGIIVVDFIDMVLESNRELVVRRLVECLGRDRTKHQVAEVTSLGLVQMTRKRVGAGLIEVFSETCEHCHGRGIIVRNTPKLPSGEPDGEGRKARKGRKGKNAEAPEPKPQEVELVEEVIEPVEEVLEESGEERRGVSAAAMAKVAAALKSVPDQVAAEGEAPEPVKKRTRRAGRRAAGAPRTAVGEAVTAIVATEPEVVSPVESAEAKVEEAAAQVVASEAEAVKPEVTKKRTRRAGRRAASAPSGAADSSGMGLMTVQEAAVVDAAPLTQLAMVASVVSDEPAEVEVSVAEEAVAPKKRTRRAGRRAAGAPAGPPAATGEVAAGGESSTAE; encoded by the coding sequence ATGGCTTCCGATGAAAAAAACACATCACATGCGCAGTTGGATGAAGTTATGGCTGTCTCTGGTGGATCGGCTGCAGCACCTGTGGGTGCAAGTTTTGGGTTGATTTTTCAGGCTCCCGATCCGACTGCCGTGACGACGGTGCGTCGTCGTGTGCGTTCTGAGCGGGTGGAGGTGAACGAGTCCTCGGCTGATGAAGTTGAGGAGCCGCAGCCGCGTGAGGGTAGTGATGACGGCGAGGACGAACGGGAATCTCGTGGTGCGCGGCGTAGTCGTCGCGGGCGTCGGGGTGGGCGTGGGGCTCGTCACCGCAGTGATCATGAAGGGGATGTGGAGCTGGAGGCTCCACAGGAAGATGTTGTTGATGGCGATCTGCAGGCAGATGTCGCTGAGGCTGAAGAGCGGCAGGATGGCGCTGATGAGTCTGAGCCCAGTGAGAGCCGCACCCGTCGACGTCGTCGGGGTGGGCGTGGACGGCGCCGTTCGTTGGGGGAGGATAACGAAGATGCGGTGAAGTCTGTTGACGAGGAATCTTCGTCGACAGATGAGGACACTGATGACTCTTCGAGTGATTCTTATTCGGACGGCGATGAGTATGAGGGTGGTGAGGATGAGGAAGGCCGTTCTAGCCGTCGGCGTACCCGGCGTCGTCGCCGTGCAGGGTCTTCGGTAGAGGCTCAAGAGGATGTGCCTGGTGTAACGACTCGTGTGCGTGAGTCGCGTAAGAGCCGTGATGAGGCGACTGGGATTAAGGGTTCAACCCGCCTGGAGGCGAAGCGGCAGCGGCGTCGGGATGGTCGTGAGGCTGGTCGGCGCCGCACGATCATCACGGAGGCGCAGTTTTTGGCGCGTCGTGAAAGTGTCGAACGGGTTATGGCGATCCGTGAGATTGATAATCGGATTGAGATCGGTGTGCTTGAGGATGGTGTGCTAGTTGAGCACTATCTCTCTGGCGCTGATGGCAGTGCTGGTGGTAGCTCTGGCGCAAGCAGCGTGGGTAACGTCTACTTGGGTCGTGTTCAGAATGTGTTGCCGTCGATGGAGGCAGCGTTCGTTGATATCGGTAAGAACCGTAATGGTGTGCTGTATGCCGGTGAAGTGAATTGGGATGCTGCTGGTCTTGAGGGTGGTAGTCAGCGACGTATCGAGAATGCTCTTTCGCCGGGGCAGAACGTGCTGGTGCAGGTGACCAAGGACCCGATTGGTCATAAGGGTGCTCGTTTGACGAGTCAGGTTTCGTTGCCTGGACGGTTCCTTGTGTATGTGCCGGATGGCTCTATGACGGGGATTTCTCGTAAGTTGCCAGACACAGAGCGTGCGCGGTTGAAGTCGCTGTTGAAAAAGATCGTGCCTGAGGACGCTGGCGTGATCGTGCGGACTGCTGCCGAAGGCGCCAGCGAGGAGGAATTGACCGCTGATGTGAAGCGTCTTGCGCGTCAGTGGGAAACAATCCAGAAGAAAGCGGCGAGTGGTCATGGGCCGGTGCTCTTGCACGGGGAGCCGGGGCTGACTGTCCGAGTTGTTCGTGACATCTTCAACGAGGACTTCTCGAAGCTTGTTGTTTCGGGAAGTAACGCGTGGGCGACGGTGAGTGAGTATGTGGAGTCGGTTGCTCCTGATCTGCGTGATCGTGTGACCCAGTGGACTGAGAAAGCAGATCTTTTTACGACTTACCGCATTGATGAGCAGCTGGCTAAGGCGATGGACCGTAAGGTCTGGCTGCCCAGCGGCGGTTCGTTGATTATTGACCGCACTGAGGCGATGACGGTCATCGACGTGAACACGGGCAAGTTTGTTGGTGCAGGCGGAAACCTGGAAGAAACCGTCACTAAAAACAACTTGGAAGCGGCTGAGGAGATCGTTAATCAGCTGCGTTTGCGCGATATCGGCGGCATCATTGTGGTCGACTTCATTGACATGGTGTTGGAGTCCAACCGTGAGCTGGTGGTTCGTCGCCTGGTTGAGTGCCTTGGGCGTGACCGGACTAAGCACCAGGTTGCTGAGGTGACCTCGCTTGGTTTGGTGCAGATGACGCGTAAGCGAGTCGGCGCCGGGCTGATTGAGGTGTTCTCTGAGACGTGTGAGCATTGTCATGGGCGTGGAATCATCGTTCGGAATACACCTAAGTTGCCTTCAGGTGAGCCTGATGGTGAGGGGCGTAAGGCACGTAAAGGTCGTAAAGGTAAGAATGCCGAAGCGCCTGAGCCTAAGCCGCAGGAAGTTGAGCTGGTCGAAGAAGTTATTGAGCCGGTCGAAGAGGTTCTAGAAGAGTCTGGTGAGGAGCGCCGCGGCGTTTCCGCTGCTGCTATGGCGAAGGTAGCGGCTGCGCTCAAGAGCGTTCCGGACCAGGTGGCAGCTGAGGGCGAGGCGCCTGAGCCAGTAAAGAAGCGGACTCGCCGTGCAGGTCGTCGTGCTGCAGGAGCGCCGCGCACCGCTGTGGGTGAGGCGGTGACTGCCATTGTTGCGACGGAGCCGGAGGTTGTTTCGCCTGTTGAGTCTGCCGAAGCAAAGGTCGAAGAGGCAGCAGCGCAAGTAGTGGCTTCGGAGGCGGAAGCGGTTAAACCGGAAGTTACTAAGAAGCGGACTCGCCGTGCGGGGCGTCGTGCTGCGAGCGCGCCATCGGGAGCCGCAGATAGTAGCGGTATGGGGCTGATGACTGTGCAGGAAGCTGCTGTGGTGGATGCTGCGCCGTTAACTCAGCTCGCAATGGTTGCATCTGTCGTGTCGGATGAGCCTGCTGAGGTTGAGGTATCTGTTGCTGAAGAGGCTGTTGCTCCGAAGAAGCGGACTCGCCGTGCGGGGCGTCGTGCTGCAGGAGCGCCTGCAGGTCCTCCGGCTGCTACGGGTGAAGTTGCTGCCGGTGGAGAAAGTAGCACCGCTGAGTGA
- the rplU gene encoding 50S ribosomal protein L21, translated as MYAIVRAGGRQEKVAVGDKLLVDKIDAEPGSNIELTPVLLVDGDKVTAGAEKLGKATVTAEIVKAAKGPKISIVKYKNKTGYRKRQGHRQPLTQIKITAINA; from the coding sequence GTGTACGCGATTGTTCGCGCCGGTGGCCGCCAGGAGAAGGTGGCAGTTGGCGACAAGCTCCTGGTCGACAAGATTGATGCCGAGCCCGGTTCTAACATCGAACTCACTCCGGTGTTGCTCGTTGACGGTGACAAGGTGACTGCAGGCGCCGAAAAGCTCGGTAAAGCCACTGTTACCGCTGAGATCGTGAAAGCCGCGAAGGGCCCCAAGATCTCCATCGTTAAGTACAAGAACAAGACGGGTTACCGCAAGCGTCAGGGCCACCGTCAGCCCCTCACGCAGATCAAGATCACCGCGATCAACGCCTGA
- the rpmA gene encoding 50S ribosomal protein L27 — MAHKKGASSSKNGRDSNAQRLGVKRFGGQLVNAGEIIVRQRGTHFHPGVNVGRGGDDTLFALSAGAVEFGTKRGRKVVSIVEPVAAE; from the coding sequence ATGGCACACAAGAAGGGTGCATCCAGCTCCAAAAACGGTCGTGACTCGAACGCGCAGCGCCTTGGTGTGAAGCGTTTTGGTGGTCAGCTGGTCAACGCTGGTGAGATCATCGTCCGTCAGCGTGGCACGCACTTCCACCCTGGCGTGAACGTCGGCCGTGGCGGCGATGACACGCTGTTCGCCCTCTCCGCTGGTGCGGTTGAGTTCGGCACCAAGCGTGGCCGCAAGGTCGTTAGCATTGTGGAGCCCGTCGCTGCTGAGTGA
- a CDS encoding S41 family peptidase, translated as MAVKDSTEPGKRAFLTRFITGFLVVTGVTVGGISATYTFGPIFGLYIMPPSMQRYGQIALNILDEGVYASGPAWEQMRAEVEEAISTANSYDDLHPVLAKAAKIAGGKNSQLIPAPPAQSLPAPVFHTPTVAPAAGATAKHPSVTTVTMPSLGMVDAESQARYARVIADGIDQAAPSTCGYIVDVRNNSGKNMYPLLSGITALIPNGVSVIFATREDARVEVTTHSDGAGVAGTVISVGDRIKRTHAPIAVLHGEQTSASGEAVVTALRGLPHVRTFGTPTAGHTSGSVTPRLYDGATLTLTKNLYLDRFGNNLAEKPLQPDEHSENESADEAARQWLAAKKCPSKR; from the coding sequence ATGGCCGTAAAAGACTCCACCGAGCCTGGCAAACGTGCATTCTTGACTCGTTTTATCACAGGCTTTCTTGTCGTCACAGGTGTGACTGTCGGTGGCATATCTGCGACATATACCTTTGGCCCTATCTTTGGCCTTTACATCATGCCGCCATCGATGCAGCGTTACGGCCAGATAGCTCTCAATATTCTCGACGAAGGGGTATACGCATCAGGACCAGCATGGGAACAGATGCGCGCCGAGGTAGAAGAAGCAATCAGTACAGCTAATTCATACGATGACCTTCACCCAGTACTAGCCAAAGCTGCAAAAATAGCTGGTGGGAAAAACTCCCAACTGATACCCGCACCCCCTGCTCAGTCATTACCTGCGCCTGTGTTCCACACCCCCACCGTTGCACCTGCCGCGGGCGCAACAGCCAAGCACCCTTCCGTCACTACAGTGACGATGCCTTCCCTCGGCATGGTGGACGCAGAGTCCCAAGCACGCTACGCACGAGTTATCGCTGACGGAATCGACCAAGCCGCCCCGAGCACATGCGGATACATCGTCGATGTGCGGAACAACTCAGGAAAAAACATGTACCCCCTACTGTCAGGGATAACTGCACTCATACCGAACGGAGTCTCCGTCATTTTCGCCACTCGAGAAGATGCCCGCGTAGAAGTAACAACACACTCCGACGGCGCAGGTGTCGCAGGCACAGTCATCTCTGTTGGTGATCGAATCAAACGAACACATGCGCCCATAGCAGTACTTCACGGAGAACAAACATCCGCCAGCGGTGAAGCAGTAGTCACAGCTCTTCGTGGGCTGCCCCACGTGAGAACTTTCGGGACGCCAACAGCTGGCCACACTTCAGGAAGTGTCACGCCACGACTCTACGACGGCGCCACATTGACACTCACGAAAAATCTTTATCTCGACCGCTTTGGTAACAACCTAGCCGAGAAGCCCCTCCAACCAGATGAGCACAGCGAGAATGAATCAGCTGATGAGGCAGCACGTCAGTGGCTTGCAGCAAAGAAATGCCCCTCCAAGCGGTGA